In one window of Acidobacteriota bacterium DNA:
- a CDS encoding prevent-host-death protein, with protein MRAVGLKVLKNKLSEYVRLAAAGETVLVTDHDRVVAELGPPSPGRGTWLEDAELAEAVRRGWLTPPTLVRPGPPPRLPVLTTAELMAGLTDDRSDR; from the coding sequence ATGCGTGCCGTGGGGTTGAAGGTGCTGAAGAACAAGCTGAGCGAGTACGTGCGTCTGGCGGCGGCGGGCGAGACGGTGCTGGTCACCGACCACGACCGTGTGGTGGCCGAGCTCGGTCCGCCCAGCCCGGGTCGCGGGACGTGGCTGGAGGACGCCGAACTGGCCGAGGCCGTGCGGCGGGGGTGGCTGACGCCTCCGACGCTGGTCCGTCCTGGCCCGCCGCCGCGGCTGCCCGTGCTCACGACGGCCGAGCTCATGGCTGGTCTGACCGACGACCGGAGCGACCGGTGA